A window of the Trichoderma asperellum chromosome 4, complete sequence genome harbors these coding sequences:
- the ARG6_2 gene encoding Protein arg-6, mitochondrial, with translation MLSATASAMRFGARRISPRVVSTLIAPKPKVSLGQSINFAQARCLSSTNQLSYAVNTNPNPPLGIKNASNTTPSRIGLIGARGYTGQALIDLLNEHPMMDLRYVSSRELKGQELKGYTKRKIIYESLSPEEVAQLDKDGKVDCWVMALPNGVCQPFVDALGQSSSLIIDLSADYRFEENGPWSYGLCELKPRSKLAQSNRISCPGCYSTGSQLALAPILEHLGGSPQVFGVSGYSGAGTKPSPKNDVNNLKDNLLPYSLTGHIHEREISHHLGAPTAFMPHVASWFRGIHLTVSIPLNKEMTSREIRQIYQERYAGEKLVKVVGEAPVVKAIQDKHHVEIGGFAVDSTGKRVVVCATIDNLNKGAATQCLQNMNLALGYDEYQGIPI, from the exons ATGCTATCTGCTACTGCTTCGGCCATGCGCTTCGGCGCTCGCCGCATTAGCCCCCGAGTCGTCTCGACTCTTATCGCGCCCAAGCCCAAGGTCTCCCTCGGCCAAAGCATCAACTTCGCGCAAGCTCGTTGTCTTTCCTCTACCAACCAGCTGTCTTACGCTGTCAACACAAACCCAAACCCTCCCCTAGGCATCAAGAATGCCTCTAATACCACCCCCTCTCGAATTGGCCTCATTGGAGCCCGCGGCTACACAGGCCAAGCCTTGATCGATCTTCTTAACGAACACCCCATGATGGACCTTCGATATGTATCTTCTCGTGAACTCAAGGGTCAAGAGCTCAAGGGCTATACCAAGCGCAAGATCATCTATGAGAGCTTATCCCCCGAGGAGGTCGCTCAGCTGGATAAGGATGGCAAGGTCGACTGCTGGGTTATGGCTCTTCCCAATGGTGTCTGCCAGCCCTTCGTGGATGCTCTCGGCCAGTCTTCCAGCTTGATTATCGACCTCTCCGCCGACTACAGGTTTGAAGAGAATGGACCTTGGAGTTACGGACTTTGCGAATTAAAGCCAAGAAGCAAACTTGCTCAGTCAAATCGTATCAGCTGCCCTGGGTGTTACTCTACTGGCTCACAGCTTGCCTTGGCGCCCATCTTGGAGCATCTTGGAGGAAGCCCTCAGGTTTTCGGCG TTTCTGGATACAGCGGCGCAGGCACAAAGCCTTCTCCTAAGAACGACGTCAACAATCTCAAGGACAACCTTCTTCCCT ACTCGTTGACAGGACATATTCACGAAAGAGAAATCAGCCACCATCTTGGTGCACCCACAGCATTTATGCCCCATGT CGCCTCCTGGTTCCGCGGTATTCACCTGACCGTCAGCATCCCACTGAACAAGGAGATGACTTCTCGGGAGATCCGTCAGATCTACCAGGAGCGATATGCTGGCGAGAAGCTGGTTAAGGTCGTTGGCGAAGCCCC GGTTGTCAAGGCAATCCAGGATAAGCACCATGTTGAGATTGGCGGATTTGCTGTTGACAGCACAGGCAAGCGTGTGGTTGTCTGCGCCACGATTGACAACCTTAACAAGGGCGCTGCAACACAATGCTTGC AAAACATGAACCTCGCCCTCGGATATGACGAATACCAGGGAATCCCCATCTAA
- a CDS encoding uncharacterized protein (EggNog:ENOG41~MEROPS:MER0011726) yields the protein MAQVHGNYDPKFEELRRLFQKNLDSKADVGASITVNIDGKNVVDIWGGYVDEECTRPWESDTIAGVWSCTKGVTSLALLMLIDRGLVDANAKVAQYWPEFAANGKQDIEIRHLLSHTSGLSAWEDRISFDDLPNQDALAAKLAAQGPLWEPGTASGYHAVTFAVLIAEVLRRVTGKTLKQFVAEEIAGPLNADFQIGLSDKDIPRTSNAIAHKDKPTTQAMPEPGSILFKTLTNPVFSPNFINTEKIRKADLGSFNGFANARALNRIYSVLALGGGVDGVQLLSQKTIDLIFQKQSDGIDLVMGQPVSFGIGYGLGGRGAASFMPTGRVGFWGGWGGSIFVFDVDRKLTITYAMNQMSHKIMAHGRDGEYVTAVYKALGVLE from the coding sequence ATGGCACAAGTCCATGGAAACTACGATCCCAAATTCGAAGAGTTGCGGAGGCTTTTCCAAAAAAATCTGGATTCCAAAGCTGACGTTGGAGCCTCCATCACTGTGAATATAGACGGCAAAAATGTTGTTGATATTTGGGGCGGATACGTTGACGAAGAATGCACCCGTCCATGGGAGTCTGATACTATTGCCGGAGTCTGGTCATGCACGAAGGGAGTCACGAGCCTTGCTCTTTTGATGCTCATCGATCGCGGCTTAGTGGATGCCAATGCAAAAGTTGCTCAATACTGGCCTGAATTCGCGGCCAATGGGAAGCAAGATATTGAGATCCGACATCTCCTGTCTCATACTTCAGGCCTTTCAGCATGGGAGGACAGGATAAGCTTTGACGACTTGCCTAACCAAGATGCTCTTGCAGCTAAGCTTGCAGCGCAGGGTCCTCTGTGGGAACCCGGCACAGCTTCAGGATATCACGCAGTCACTTTTGCAGTGTTGATAGCCGAAGTCTTGCGACGCGTTACAGGCAAGACGTTAAAACAGTTCGTCGCCGAGGAGATTGCAGGTCCGTTGAACGCTGATTTCCAGATTGGCCTCTCGGACAAAGATATTCCTCGCACGAGCAACGCCATTGCGCATAAAGACAAACCGACAACTCAGGCTATGCCCGAACCAGGgtcaattttatttaagacgCTCACCAATCCTGTCTTCAGTCCAAATTTCATCAATACTGAAAAAATCCGAAAGGCAGACCTCGGTTCTTTCAATGGATTTGCAAATGCTCGCGCATTGAATCGGATCTACTCTGTCCTAGCGCTCGGTGGTGGAGTTGACGGGGTGCAGCTACTGTCTCAAAAGACGATTGACCTCATCTTCCAAAAGCAATCGGACGGCATAGATTTAGTAATGGGACAACCTGTGAGCTTTGGCATTGGGTATGGGCTCGGAGGTCGAGGTGCTGCAAGCTTTATGCCAACTGGGAGAGTTGGCTTTTGGGGAGGCTGGGGTGGATCGATATTCGTCTTTGACGTCGACAGGAAACTCACAATTACATATGCTATGAATCAGATGTCACATAAAATAATGGCACAtgggagagatggagagtACGTGACGGCTGTATATAAAGCTTTGGGAGTACTGGAATAG
- a CDS encoding uncharacterized protein (EggNog:ENOG41), which produces MKRNDWDQLIDEIRAQETTFATLCVIWRDIQYDNECLASHNRHKEAMSLWFTIGTDVSKLERAVREAQDQKGRIDLLKWLCNIDHTELYNSARHKHIDGTSEWLINRRKIFKEWEKSIALKSFLWLHGKAGSGKSILSSSVIKHLQDQHKRNAASVLAYFYFSFSDSQKQKVDGMLSSLIKQISARRPHIPQAIQSLGEYKHGGGRPDTETLIEALIASMQGFSAVYIIIDALDECPMINDERKKLLNSLHHILKAAPDSLHMFCTSRKEVDIDKAIRPFLSMPWAEEIDLSYQIGVLNNDIAQYIDSILADADYDTWPKSIKEETKSVLMEKADGMFQYIRCQFENLQKLSSADAVRKALQDLPSGLDLTYNRMLQNIDEAFKPPVIASLKWLACSIEPLKIGLLAEIFVLPSTPNDGFEEISPLFSPVDVLKYFPGLIVVQGGNAWETRGERRKDLHV; this is translated from the exons ATGAAGCGAAATGATTGGGACCAGCTGATTGATGAAATTCGTGCACAAGAGACTACGTTTGCTACATTATGTGTGATATGGCGCGATATTCAGTACGACAATGAATGTTTGGCGTCCCATAACCGGCACAAGGAAGCAATGAGCCTCTGGTTTACCATAGGGACAGACGTCTCTAAATTAGAGCGAGCTGTTCGAGAGGCACAAGATCAGAAAGGCCGTATCGATCTGCTCAAATGGCTGTGCAATATTGACCACACCGAGCTTTATAATAGTGCTCGCCATAAGCACATAGATGGGACGAGCGAGTGGCTCATAAATCGGAGAAAGATATTCAAGGAGTGGGAGAAGAGTATCGCGCTCAAGTCTTTTTTATGGCTCCATGGGAAAG CTGGCTCTGGGAAGTCTATATTAAGCTCTTCTGTGATCAAGCATCTGCAGGACCAACACAAGAGGAATGCTGCAAGTGTGCtcgcttatttttattttagctttagcGACTCCCAGAAGCAGAAAGTCGATGGAAtgctctcatctctcatAAAACAGATTAGTGCTCGTCGGCCACATATACCACAGGCTATCCAAAGCCTTGGCGAGTATAAACATGGGGGTGGCCGTCCGGATACAGAAACGTTAATAGAAGCGCTAATCGCCTCTATGCAGGGATTTTCAGCTGTGTATATTATTATCGATGCTTTGGATGAGTGTCCAATGATTAACGAcgaaaggaagaagctccTTAATAGCTTACACCATATCCTGAAAGCAGCGCCCGATAGCCTTCACATGTTTTGTACAAGCCGCAAGGAGGTAGATATAGACAAGGCCATTAGACCTTTTCTATCCATGCCCTGGGCAGAAGAGATCGATTTATCTTACCAAATCGGGGTCCTTAACAATGATATTGCGCAGTATATCGATTCCATTTTGGCCGATGCTGATTACGATACATGGCCAAAGagtattaaagaagaaacaaaaagtgTGCTGATGGAGAAAGCGGATGGCAT GTTTCAGTATATCCGCTGTCAATTCGAAAACTTGCAGAAATTATCCTCTGCGGATGCCGTCCGCAAAGCTCTCCAAGATCTACCCAGTGGACTTGATTTGACCTATAACAGAATGCTCCAAAATATAGATGAAGCTTTCAAACCACCAGTTATAGCATCGCTGAAATGGCTTGCCTGTTCAATTGAGCCCCTAAAGATTGGTCTGCTTGCCGAGATCTTTGTACTGCCATCTACGCCTAATGATGGATTTGAGGAGATTTCTCCCCTATTTTCTCCAGTAGACGTGCTAAAGTACTTTCCTGGACTTATAGTTGTCCAAGGAGGCAATGCTTGGGAAACCCGCGGAGAACGCAGAAAGGATCTCCATGTTTGA
- a CDS encoding uncharacterized protein (EggNog:ENOG41): protein MIPQASWPPEVSRNAVLSLSIRSQSLVTIAGNYYPNKVLIWRPHCYTALRGFRQLTEILISGGVGVSKYLTQVDLDEGLRHATISRRKSVTKLFLDNGAQMHDCLARVAEQGDAAIVGLLLDYGAETNTLAGKLESALRAALWGGHLDVLKLLLSHGADVNSPFRKIQYNPESWFPWRGQSHIADCLRFLFDNGAGVGMDANSSLTAALYVAIRFGYRKVSQLLLDRGANVNELAGQDDYPLQAAIAQRDPNVELIKYLLNLGADPNAQGRRFGTALQAACNSASLINKKEFAEVIKLLIDQGADVSIQGGEYGTALQAACGNCHVPNYIVQMLLEKGADVNAQGGEYGNALQAACIATFDQARNLEVLQMLLNHGADVHATGGYYGTVLQAACAIQYRDIVRFLINHGVAVNAQGGRYGTALQAACAVGDSWIAQLLLDNGADVNLEGGYHGTAFQAACAGGHTQVVRLLLKHGADIHARNNGAWHAATQSESAGDGLVRLLLELGVDVNDPHGSYGSALHASLRLFWNSSEFYWDEDTSSITDLFDATDEDSSDWNDAGGMHRSVDWASRIRLLLRHGADPNLVIGEYGTPLQMAFTVHSDILYESKIVYFSAPGAELLFETCSNINVNAQGGKYGSALQAAAYSGKTASVSLLLSKGAHVNARSGKYCSALNAAVIAGNWDIVQILLDAGAVPDCHILSEPDEEWLRCVLEDKGDGQESVERYRKFWEVQMASQVDKGKAK, encoded by the coding sequence ATGATTCCTCAGGCATCCTGGCCACCTGAAGTTTCACGAAATGCTGTTCTCTCGCTGTCAATCCGCAGCCAGAGCCTTGTCACTATTGCTGGCAATTATTATCCAAACAAAGTTTTGATTTGGCGACCTCATTGTTATACTGCCTTACGGGGCTTCCGCCAACTCACTGAAATCTTGATTTCAGGTGGTGTCGGTGTTAGCAAATATCTCACGCAAGTGGATTTAGATGAGGGGCTCCGTCATGCGACGATTAGTCGTCGAAAGAGCGTCACGAAACTCTTTTTGGATAATGGCGCCCAAATGCACGACTGTTTAGCAAGGGTAGCAGAGCAAGGAGATGCGGCCATTGTAGGTCTTTTACTGGATTACGGCGCTGAAACTAATACACTTGCTGGTAAATTGGAATCAGCGCTGCGAGCTGCGCTATGGGGTGGCCATCTTGATGTGCTCAAGCTTCTTTTGAGTCATGGAGCAGATGTCAACAGTCCATTCAGAAAGATACAATACAATCCCGAATCATGGTTTCCATGGAGAGGACAGTCACATATTGCAGACTGTCTGCGTTTTCTGTTCGACAACGGCGCCGGTGTCGGTATGGATGCTAACAGTTCTCTAACAGCGGCACTCTATGTGGCAATACGATTTGGATACAGGAAGGTATCCCAACTGCTGCTCGACCGAGGTGCAAACGTGAATGAACTGGCTGGGCAGGACGACTACCCACTCCAAGCGGCAATAGCACAGCGCGATCCTAATGTTGAGCTAATCAAGTACTTACTTAACCTCGGCGCAGATCCTAACGCTCAGGGGCGTAGATTTGGCACGGCTCTACAAGCTGCGTGCAATAGTGCATCTTTAATCAATAAGAAAGAGTTTGCCGAAGTcataaagcttttaattgATCAGGGCGCTGATGTCTCTATTCAAGGGGGCGAATACGGCACGGCATTACAGGCGGCCTGCGGGAACTGCCACGTCCCGAATTATATTGTACAGATGCTGCTAGAGAAAGGCGCTGATGTGAATGCTCAAGGAGGAGAGTACGGCAACGCCTTGCAAGCAGCGTGCATAGCTACATTTGACCAGGCGCGCAATCTAGAAGTACTGCAGATGCTTCTGAACCATGGCGCTGACGTGCATGCCACAGGTGGCTATTATGGGACGGTGCTCCAGGCAGCCTGCGCTATACAATACAGAGACATAGTGCGCTTCTTGATCAACCATGGCGTTGCTGTGAACGCGCAGGGTGGACGATATGGCACGGCGCTTCAAGCAGCTTGCGCAGTCGGAGATTCATGGATAGCGCAACTACTGCTTGATAACGGTGCTGATGTGAATCTTGAAGGCGGTTACCACGGCACTGCATTCCAGGCTGCCTGCGCAGGAGGTCATACTCAAGTAGTACGTTTGCTCCTCAAACATGGTGCTGATATCCATGCGCGAAACAATGGAGCTTGGCACGCAGCTACGCAGTCAGAGAGTGCGGGTGATGGCCTGGTGAGACTATTGCTTGAGCTGGGCGTTGATGTGAACGACCCGCATGGCTCCTATGGCTCGGCCCTCCACGCTTCACTGCGGCTTTTTTGGAACAGCAGTGAATTTTATTGGGATGAAGATACAAGTAGTATTACAGACTTGTTCGATGCAACAGACGAAGATAGCAGTGATTGGAACGATGCAGGGGGTATGCATCGCTCGGTCGATTGGGCCAGCAGGATTCGACTCTTGCTTCGGCATGGTGCTGACCCCAATCTTGTAATCGGTGAATACGGCACGCCCCTCCAGATGGCGTTTACCGTACATTCAGACATACTATACGAGAGCAAAATTGTGTATTTTAGTGCCCCCGGGGCGGAGCTTCTTTTCGAGACTTGCTCCAACATCAACGTCAATGCACAAGGTGGAAAATACGGCTCGGCTTTACAGGCAGCAGCATACTCAGGCAAAACGGCCTCCGTCAGCTTGCTGTTAAGCAAAGGAGCCCATGTCAACGCCCGAAGCGGGAAATATTGCAGTGCCCTAAACGCGGCCGTTATTGCGGGCAATTGGGACATTGTTCAGATCCTGCTCGATGCTGGTGCAGTGCCTGACTGCCACATATTATCAGAGCCTGATGAAGAGTGGCTTCGATGTGTGCTAGAAGACAAAGGCGATGGTCAAGAGAGTGTGGAGAGGTATAGAAAGTTTTGGGAGGTACAAATGGCAAGCCAAGTGGACAAGGGGAAGGCGAAATAA
- a CDS encoding uncharacterized protein (EggNog:ENOG41) — translation MARRGLKRSLKNLQGKLPGWLRSEDQHSTPDSNSAASQKQKLVKVQSDEAPIKELWNVAYEKLREEDGALIKEYERKLQGNMVAGLGSMSNASIRDRIQTILKYKMDEVNANTWKLKFRSSEVEVRDLVQPILGIVSLTNEYVADAMSLHSSTSFSLGWY, via the coding sequence ATGGCGCGGCGGGGCTTGAAACGAAGTTTAAAGAATCTCCAAGGGAAGCTACCAGGATGGCTAAGATCCGAGGACCAGCATAGCACACCGGACTCCAATTCTGCTGCGTCCCAGAAGCAGAAATTGGTCAAGGTCCAATCCGATGAGGCGCCAATCAAAGAACTTTGGAATGTAGCATATGAGAAGctgcgagaagaagatggcgcgCTCATCAAAGAGTATGAGAGAAAGCTCCAAGGGAATATGGTCGCCGGGTTAGGCTCAATGTCAAACGCCAGCATAAGAGATCGAATACAGACGATCTTGAAGTACAAAATGGATGAGGTCAATGCCAATACATGGAAATTGAAGTTTAGAAGCTCTGAGGTCGAAGTCAGAGATCTCGTGCAGCCTATTCTAGGGATTGTGAGTTTGACCAACGAATATGTTGCTGACGCCATGAGTCTACACTCTTCTACATCTTTTAGCTTGGGCTGGTATTAG